In Archangium violaceum, the following are encoded in one genomic region:
- a CDS encoding ELWxxDGT repeat protein produces the protein MRLVRGAVGCLALGLAAVGCGDSGQAREERSARHEGRLAGEGGSFPREFTWTGDKLFFTAEDSLHGRELWVSDGTAGGTRLVRDLVAGSEGDFPQKLTAANGVLFFVLGNGYYTSSQLWRSDGTAGGTWPLYSASTAPSTGFNVKEFVSAGGTLFLSASTDSFNDFELWKSDGTAEGTVLVKDILPWDIADIQMVDAVNGTLFFIANDGEGGRALWKSDGTPEGTVPVKRISEYLDSPIYDKAAVGGLLYFLTNGADSSTRALWKTDGTPEGTVHVTDVLRNPFPWSEDSFQMTAMGDTLFFASYTGGPGVELWKSDGTAEGTGMVTDIYPTGWSEPRGLRVVNGTLYFTAWSYETGRELWKSDGTAEGTVRITDFPGGSEGSECFMVGGGAPWVYFGVSQLWSSQAQLWRTDGTAQGTVPLRSFQEGLGISGVPGMSVSIGDTFFFHADDGTGLEPWTTDGTPEGTVPFWDVTSGMTLR, from the coding sequence ATGAGACTCGTTCGAGGCGCAGTGGGCTGCCTGGCCCTGGGGCTGGCGGCGGTGGGCTGCGGGGACTCGGGTCAGGCTCGCGAGGAGCGGAGCGCGCGCCACGAGGGGCGGTTGGCGGGGGAGGGGGGCAGCTTCCCGCGGGAGTTCACCTGGACGGGCGACAAGCTCTTCTTCACCGCGGAGGACTCCCTCCATGGGCGCGAGCTGTGGGTGAGCGATGGGACGGCCGGGGGCACCCGGCTCGTCCGGGACCTGGTTGCTGGCAGCGAGGGCGACTTCCCCCAGAAGCTCACGGCGGCGAACGGGGTTCTGTTCTTCGTCCTCGGCAATGGCTACTACACGAGCTCCCAACTCTGGCGCAGCGATGGGACGGCCGGGGGGACCTGGCCCCTCTATTCCGCGAGCACGGCACCCTCCACGGGCTTCAATGTGAAGGAGTTCGTATCCGCTGGGGGGACGCTCTTCCTCTCCGCGAGTACCGACAGCTTCAACGACTTCGAGTTGTGGAAGAGCGACGGGACGGCCGAAGGCACCGTGCTGGTGAAGGACATCCTCCCTTGGGACATCGCCGACATCCAGATGGTGGATGCCGTGAACGGGACGCTCTTCTTCATCGCGAACGATGGCGAGGGGGGGCGCGCGCTGTGGAAGAGCGACGGGACGCCCGAGGGCACCGTGCCGGTGAAGCGCATCTCCGAGTACCTGGACAGCCCCATCTACGACAAGGCGGCCGTTGGCGGGTTGCTCTACTTCCTCACCAACGGCGCGGACAGCTCCACGCGCGCCCTTTGGAAGACGGATGGGACACCCGAGGGCACCGTGCATGTCACGGACGTCTTGCGCAACCCCTTCCCCTGGTCCGAAGACTCCTTCCAGATGACGGCCATGGGCGACACGCTCTTCTTCGCCAGCTATACGGGCGGGCCCGGCGTCGAGCTGTGGAAGAGCGATGGGACGGCCGAGGGCACCGGGATGGTGACGGACATCTACCCCACGGGCTGGTCCGAGCCGCGAGGTCTGCGGGTCGTCAACGGCACCCTCTACTTCACCGCGTGGAGCTACGAGACCGGGCGCGAGCTGTGGAAGAGTGACGGGACTGCCGAGGGGACCGTGCGCATCACGGACTTCCCGGGAGGATCGGAGGGTTCCGAGTGCTTCATGGTGGGGGGCGGTGCTCCCTGGGTGTACTTCGGTGTGTCCCAGCTCTGGTCCTCGCAGGCGCAGTTGTGGCGGACGGACGGGACGGCGCAAGGCACGGTGCCGCTGCGGTCCTTCCAGGAGGGCCTGGGGATTTCTGGCGTGCCGGGCATGTCCGTCTCCATCGGTGACACCTTCTTCTTCCATGCGGACGACGGAACCGGACTGGAGCCGTGGACGACGGATGGGACGCCCGAGGGCACCGTGCCCTTCTGGGACGTAACGTCGGGGATGACGCTCCGCTGA
- a CDS encoding non-proteolytic archaemetzincin-like protein, producing the protein MTQPQKVLLLVSVGHPPPVLLREVEEPISLQLGLATVVSKTALPTPTYAFNKDRGQYHCNAIMRRLVTLLEPGHSMVLGVTDVDLFVPDSPFVLGEADRESKSAVLSLARLRQGADGELLRRRLQVEAVHQAGHLLGLSYCEDPRCVMFFAQSQQDCDRKQQSLCNNCRNELNKLNR; encoded by the coding sequence ATGACGCAGCCGCAGAAGGTGCTCCTTCTGGTGTCCGTGGGTCATCCGCCTCCGGTGCTTCTCCGGGAAGTGGAGGAGCCCATTTCGCTGCAGCTGGGCCTGGCCACGGTGGTGAGCAAGACCGCCCTGCCGACGCCCACCTACGCCTTCAACAAGGACCGGGGCCAGTACCACTGCAACGCCATCATGCGCCGCCTGGTGACCCTGCTGGAGCCGGGGCACTCCATGGTGCTGGGCGTCACGGACGTGGACCTCTTCGTGCCGGACTCGCCCTTCGTGCTGGGCGAGGCGGACCGCGAGTCCAAGAGCGCCGTGCTGAGCCTGGCCCGGCTGCGCCAGGGCGCCGATGGCGAGCTGCTCCGGCGCCGCCTGCAGGTGGAGGCCGTCCACCAGGCCGGGCACCTGCTGGGGCTCTCCTACTGCGAGGACCCCCGGTGCGTCATGTTCTTCGCCCAGTCCCAGCAGGACTGTGACCGCAAGCAACAGTCACTGTGCAACAACTGCCGCAATGAACTGAACAAGCTCAACCGGTAG
- a CDS encoding ELWxxDGT repeat protein — MRRIRGAVSCLALGLAAMGGCADSNPRAPEAAPRAPGQQRSALTPSTPELVKDLRPTPAPSSVGSDPRDFIQVGNTLFFTATDSLHGRELWASDGTPGSARLVQDIRTGSSESTPRDFADVNGVLYFIADDNSPSNKLWRSDGTPEGTRSIPSGSPYGFIYISELEAVGGTLFFPGVADAGGFQLWKTDGTPEGTRLVTPSNPWGGRAPEKLRNVNGVLYFTVDDGLTGRELWKSDGTEAGTVLVKDVTPGTASTSFDELVAVGDTLYFTVTSATFVRELWKSDGTDTGTVRLTNVPPGLAVSDVAGLVGVGNTLFFAAWDTAAGRELWKTDGTPQGTLRVKDLIPGNGSSNPSNPRDAGGVLFFLAANELWKSDGTDEGTVRLRDLQPTLGSVSGPLAVAGPRVYFLSGNQLWTSDGTADGTTRLGFLRGSWSEGFMGYMRSFGAAGSTLFFGADDGSHGLEPWMTDGTPGGTVPLGDLDVGLHGGTPRAVMELGGGRFLFSARSDTGRALWVSDGTDAGTRLVRDGFQSIDRWSVRVGDAVFFKVSTTTSTSQLWRTNGTPEGTWLVKDINLHTYNTFVPLGVELRGKLIFTAITTAEGWEPWVSDGTPEGTRLLKDVRPGKSSSEPSYLVTVGDTVYFAAIDGVNGYELWQTDGTTEGTVIKDIIPGPAYSQPRHLVELNGRLVFSGRNDVPAEGAVLWEVDERGQQRKIAVTAPGAVGDAVYETVVADGTLFFFANQNAKLELWTYDGTSANATLVARDLFRSSYTAVAVGGAIYFGADTFDDGTELWRSDGTLEGTRRVKQIREGYTTGMGDVFTLQGIADRGVVLFSASDGVSGLELWMSDGTEAGTRPIGDINPGPRSSNPADYVRIGNGDHVFFGADDGTHGSELWRWKLPPPDITAPVLACPAAVTVEASSASGALASWPGATAEDDVTSPPWVTYSRRPGTQFPLGTTPVTVKAKDTTGNTATCSFDVSVVDSIAPGVTCPSDVEAEAVSPMGAAVTFAEATASDAVTAMPAVTYSHASGSTFSLGETEVTVKAKDSAGNTGTCSFRVTVKDSTRPSLTCPALVVAEATSASGALVTYDAAESSDSVSPVSVSYSQVSGSEFPLGTTPVTVSAKDAANNTATCSFDVRVRDSAAPALTCPESRTVEAAGPDGAKVDFAATVHDAVTASPEVTYSHVSGTTFALGETGVTVEAKDAAGNAASCAFSVTVRDTTAPVITCPADREVETREAQGLAVEYPSATASDTVTAAPRVAYSQASGGLFPVGTTTIDATATDAAGNTASCSFRVTVKRTPEYSVKVDEGLGCGAAGGSPAAGLGGALALLSWLALGRARTRRG, encoded by the coding sequence ATGAGACGCATTCGAGGAGCAGTGAGCTGCCTGGCCCTGGGGCTGGCGGCGATGGGGGGTTGTGCGGACTCGAACCCCCGGGCCCCCGAGGCCGCCCCGCGGGCGCCCGGCCAGCAACGGAGCGCGCTCACCCCGAGCACGCCCGAGCTGGTGAAGGACCTGCGGCCCACCCCCGCCCCGTCGTCCGTGGGGAGCGACCCTCGGGACTTCATCCAGGTGGGCAACACCCTCTTCTTCACCGCGACGGACTCCCTGCACGGGCGTGAGCTGTGGGCCAGCGACGGGACGCCCGGGAGCGCCCGGCTCGTCCAGGACATCCGGACCGGCTCGTCGGAGTCCACCCCCCGCGACTTCGCGGACGTGAACGGGGTGCTCTACTTCATCGCGGACGACAACTCGCCCTCCAACAAGCTCTGGCGCAGCGATGGGACGCCCGAGGGCACCCGTTCCATCCCCAGTGGTAGCCCGTACGGTTTCATCTACATCTCGGAGTTGGAGGCCGTCGGCGGCACGCTCTTCTTCCCCGGGGTCGCCGACGCGGGTGGCTTCCAACTGTGGAAGACGGACGGGACGCCCGAGGGCACCCGGCTCGTGACGCCCTCCAACCCGTGGGGTGGGCGCGCTCCCGAGAAGCTGCGCAACGTGAACGGGGTGCTCTACTTCACCGTGGACGACGGACTGACCGGGCGCGAGCTGTGGAAGAGCGACGGGACGGAAGCGGGCACCGTGTTGGTGAAGGACGTCACTCCGGGGACCGCGAGCACCTCTTTCGACGAGCTGGTGGCGGTGGGGGACACGCTCTACTTCACCGTCACGAGCGCGACCTTCGTGCGCGAGCTGTGGAAGAGCGATGGGACGGACACGGGCACCGTGCGCCTCACGAACGTGCCGCCGGGCCTCGCGGTCTCGGATGTCGCGGGGCTGGTGGGCGTGGGCAACACGCTCTTCTTCGCCGCCTGGGACACCGCGGCCGGGCGCGAGCTGTGGAAGACGGACGGGACACCCCAGGGCACCCTGCGGGTGAAGGACCTCATTCCCGGTAACGGGTCCTCCAATCCGTCCAACCCGCGCGACGCCGGCGGCGTCCTCTTCTTCCTCGCCGCCAACGAGCTGTGGAAGAGCGATGGGACGGACGAGGGCACCGTGCGACTCCGGGACCTCCAGCCGACGCTCGGCTCCGTGTCCGGCCCCCTCGCCGTGGCCGGCCCCCGCGTGTACTTCCTCTCTGGCAACCAACTGTGGACGAGCGATGGGACCGCGGACGGGACGACCCGGCTGGGCTTCCTCAGGGGCTCCTGGAGCGAGGGGTTCATGGGGTACATGCGCTCCTTCGGCGCCGCGGGAAGCACCCTCTTCTTCGGGGCGGATGATGGCTCGCACGGCCTCGAGCCGTGGATGACGGATGGAACCCCCGGAGGCACCGTGCCGCTGGGCGACCTCGACGTGGGGCTGCATGGCGGTACCCCCCGGGCCGTGATGGAGCTGGGCGGGGGCAGGTTCCTCTTCTCGGCCAGGAGCGACACGGGCCGGGCGCTGTGGGTGAGCGATGGAACGGATGCGGGCACCCGCCTGGTGCGCGATGGCTTCCAGAGCATCGACCGGTGGAGTGTGCGCGTGGGAGACGCGGTGTTCTTCAAGGTGTCCACCACCACCTCCACCTCCCAGCTCTGGCGGACGAATGGGACGCCGGAGGGCACCTGGCTCGTCAAGGACATCAACCTCCACACCTACAACACGTTCGTGCCGCTCGGGGTGGAGCTCCGGGGCAAGCTCATCTTCACCGCCATCACCACCGCCGAGGGATGGGAGCCGTGGGTGAGTGACGGGACGCCCGAGGGCACCCGGCTCTTGAAGGACGTGCGCCCGGGCAAGTCGTCGTCGGAGCCCTCGTACCTGGTGACCGTGGGCGACACCGTCTACTTCGCCGCCATTGATGGCGTGAACGGCTACGAGCTGTGGCAGACCGATGGGACGACCGAGGGCACGGTCATCAAGGACATCATTCCGGGCCCGGCGTACTCCCAACCCAGGCATCTGGTGGAGCTCAACGGGCGCCTCGTCTTCAGCGGCAGGAACGACGTCCCCGCGGAGGGGGCGGTGCTCTGGGAGGTGGACGAGCGGGGGCAGCAGCGGAAGATCGCCGTCACCGCGCCCGGGGCGGTGGGAGACGCGGTGTACGAGACGGTCGTCGCCGATGGCACGCTCTTCTTCTTCGCCAACCAGAACGCGAAGCTCGAGCTGTGGACGTATGACGGGACGTCCGCGAACGCGACCCTGGTCGCCCGGGACCTGTTCAGGAGCTCCTACACCGCGGTGGCCGTGGGCGGGGCCATCTACTTCGGCGCCGACACCTTCGATGATGGCACCGAGCTGTGGCGCTCCGATGGGACTCTCGAGGGGACGCGCAGGGTGAAGCAGATTCGCGAGGGCTACACGACCGGAATGGGCGACGTTTTCACCCTCCAGGGAATCGCGGACCGGGGCGTGGTGCTCTTCAGCGCCTCGGATGGAGTGAGTGGCCTGGAGCTGTGGATGTCGGATGGTACCGAGGCGGGGACGCGCCCCATCGGGGACATCAACCCAGGGCCTCGTTCCAGCAATCCCGCCGACTACGTGCGCATCGGGAACGGGGATCATGTGTTCTTCGGTGCCGACGACGGGACGCACGGCTCCGAGCTGTGGCGTTGGAAGCTGCCGCCCCCCGACATCACCGCGCCCGTGCTGGCGTGCCCGGCGGCGGTGACGGTCGAGGCCTCCTCGGCCTCCGGAGCCCTCGCCTCCTGGCCGGGCGCCACGGCGGAGGATGACGTCACCTCTCCGCCCTGGGTGACGTACAGCCGCCGCCCGGGGACGCAGTTTCCGCTGGGGACGACGCCGGTGACGGTGAAGGCGAAGGACACGACGGGCAACACGGCCACGTGCTCCTTCGACGTGTCGGTGGTGGACTCCATCGCGCCGGGGGTGACGTGTCCCTCGGACGTCGAGGCGGAGGCCGTGAGCCCCATGGGCGCCGCGGTCACCTTCGCGGAGGCCACGGCGAGTGATGCGGTGACGGCCATGCCGGCGGTGACGTACAGCCACGCCTCGGGCAGCACCTTCTCCCTGGGCGAGACGGAGGTGACGGTGAAGGCGAAGGACTCGGCCGGCAACACCGGGACGTGCTCCTTCCGCGTCACCGTGAAGGACAGCACCCGGCCCTCGCTGACGTGCCCGGCGCTCGTCGTGGCGGAGGCCACCTCGGCTTCCGGCGCCCTCGTGACGTATGACGCGGCGGAGTCCTCGGACTCCGTGTCCCCGGTGTCGGTGAGCTACAGCCAGGTCTCGGGGTCGGAGTTCCCGCTGGGGACCACCCCGGTGACGGTGAGCGCGAAGGACGCCGCGAACAACACGGCCACGTGCTCCTTCGATGTGCGGGTTCGTGACTCCGCCGCTCCAGCGCTGACCTGCCCGGAGAGCCGGACGGTCGAGGCGGCGGGTCCGGACGGGGCGAAGGTGGACTTCGCGGCCACGGTGCACGATGCCGTCACGGCCAGCCCGGAGGTGACCTACAGCCACGTCTCGGGCACCACCTTCGCCCTGGGCGAGACGGGCGTGACGGTGGAGGCGAAGGACGCGGCGGGCAACGCGGCCTCCTGCGCCTTCTCCGTGACGGTGCGCGACACCACCGCCCCGGTCATCACCTGCCCGGCGGATAGGGAGGTGGAGACGCGGGAGGCCCAGGGGCTCGCGGTGGAGTACCCGTCCGCCACGGCGAGTGACACCGTGACGGCCGCGCCCCGGGTGGCCTACAGCCAGGCCTCGGGCGGCCTCTTCCCCGTGGGCACCACCACCATCGACGCCACCGCCACGGACGCCGCGGGCAATACGGCCTCGTGCTCCTTCCGCGTCACCGTGAAGCGCACGCCGGAGTACTCGGTGAAGGTGGACGAGGGCCTGGGCTGCGGCGCGGCCGGGGGCTCTCCGGCGGCCGGACTCGGGGGCGCCCTGGCGCTGCTCTCCTGGCTGGCCCTCGGGCGGGCCCGGACCCGGCGCGGCTGA
- a CDS encoding LpqB family beta-propeller domain-containing protein, which produces MKSLWRILGLAVAAVGLSACEPFDDIDLGGGAGGGTAFSRGFVFVRDGSGGRNLYAVDDAGDPNFPLQLTTQGGAYFPAVSRNGRLVAFVQRVGSTFELRTVPTTGTGQPSTVFSSTNTNCAGCGNFRYPTFSPDGQNIVFTLDKGGYSLLARVSTDGRVFQQLTNSGYFYGPSSFMADGRSVIAARGSALNQYRDLVQVNLTTGLANVISPGLGNAGAQLVMSRVAVSPDGTKVAFDASTSSGSRIFVGQLDAQSQVYDVTQVTEKLGSEDTYPSWRGLAEIAFLSDAGGNDNVYRVSATSVRGSGALQLVVPVALEPAYGGP; this is translated from the coding sequence ATGAAGTCGTTGTGGAGGATTCTGGGACTGGCGGTAGCGGCGGTGGGACTGTCGGCCTGCGAGCCGTTCGATGACATCGACCTGGGTGGTGGCGCCGGCGGCGGTACGGCCTTCAGCCGCGGGTTCGTCTTCGTGCGCGATGGCAGCGGCGGCCGCAACCTGTACGCGGTGGACGATGCCGGGGACCCGAACTTCCCGCTGCAGCTGACCACCCAGGGCGGAGCCTACTTCCCCGCCGTGTCGCGCAACGGCCGGCTGGTGGCCTTCGTTCAGCGGGTGGGCTCCACCTTCGAGCTGCGCACCGTCCCCACCACCGGCACGGGTCAGCCTTCCACCGTGTTCTCCAGCACCAACACCAACTGCGCAGGCTGCGGCAACTTCCGCTACCCCACCTTCAGCCCGGACGGGCAGAACATCGTCTTCACCCTGGACAAGGGCGGCTACTCCCTGCTGGCCCGCGTGAGCACCGACGGCCGCGTCTTCCAGCAGCTCACCAACAGCGGCTACTTCTACGGGCCCTCCTCCTTCATGGCGGATGGCAGGAGCGTCATCGCCGCCCGCGGCTCCGCCCTCAACCAGTACCGGGACCTCGTCCAGGTGAATCTGACGACCGGTCTCGCCAACGTCATCTCCCCGGGTCTGGGCAACGCGGGCGCTCAGCTCGTCATGTCTCGCGTCGCCGTGTCGCCCGATGGGACCAAGGTCGCCTTCGACGCCAGCACCAGCAGCGGCTCGCGCATCTTCGTGGGCCAGCTCGATGCCCAGTCCCAGGTCTATGACGTCACCCAGGTCACCGAGAAGCTCGGCTCCGAGGACACCTATCCCAGCTGGCGCGGCCTCGCGGAGATCGCCTTCCTCTCCGATGCCGGCGGCAACGACAACGTCTACCGCGTGAGCGCTACCTCCGTCCGCGGCTCCGGCGCCCTCCAGCTCGTCGTTCCCGTGGCCCTCGAGCCCGCTTACGGCGGTCCGTAG
- a CDS encoding (Fe-S)-binding protein, protein MSPIITGLLLTIGLSIFAITMGGRIGALLAMKKENRLDNIPQRVSTLLRFGLGQKRMVDPEEFTPGLMHVLIFAAFMVLALRTIMMFAMGFSETALSVLTDLTDPFWADKQALLTVYRVYLLAKDVVAVGALLGVLYFAYLRASVKPDRMSPSWEAYLILGFIGGLMVTEFMFGGSHMVPREQTMPLATGNFVWWEPATSVMGMAMKPLGYTVAHVLGAAGFWIHLTIILAFLNFLPWGKHFHVITGLFNVFFLRISPEQRNTQSSKLPTPNLEKEEFGTATVRDLTWKQGLDLYSCTECGRCQTHCPTYITGKPLTHKGVNQDLKHWVWENQMWVEEGRGPSGTTEPLPEIIGSALKAETVWACTSCGWCETACPVFIENVPRLIDMRRYQVQVKAEFPAEIQRVFEGMERQGNPWGLGQDKRDDWAADLALPTWGDGGGPYEYLFFVGCAGSYDDKQKKVSRALVKILREAGVSFATLSKQEMCNGDSARRMGNEYLYQTLAKTNVETWNSMGVKAVITQCPHCFNTIKNEYPEFGGEYRVINHTQLINDLLKEKRIKLSQVMNEKLTYHDPCYLGRHNGVYDAPREVLKAIPGLEVVEMQRSKREGFCCGAGGGRMWMEEHIGTRINHNRLNEAALTLKHAEDPNTPYPSATDKHKPGLVGDYKEPGGKGVVAVACPFCSTMLKDAVNDTGREELIKVKDITELVADAMEVKTGAGTVAPSVAVNAKPE, encoded by the coding sequence ATGAGTCCCATCATCACAGGCCTCCTCCTCACCATCGGACTCTCCATCTTCGCCATCACCATGGGAGGGCGCATCGGCGCCCTGCTGGCGATGAAGAAGGAGAACCGGCTGGACAACATCCCCCAGCGCGTCTCGACGCTCCTGCGCTTCGGCCTCGGGCAGAAGCGCATGGTGGACCCGGAGGAGTTCACGCCGGGACTGATGCACGTGCTCATCTTCGCGGCGTTCATGGTGCTGGCGCTGCGCACCATCATGATGTTCGCGATGGGCTTCTCCGAGACGGCGCTCTCGGTGCTCACAGACCTGACGGACCCGTTCTGGGCGGACAAGCAGGCGCTGCTCACGGTGTACCGGGTGTACCTGCTGGCCAAGGACGTGGTGGCGGTGGGGGCGCTGCTGGGCGTGCTCTACTTCGCCTACCTGCGAGCCAGCGTGAAGCCGGACCGCATGAGCCCCTCGTGGGAGGCCTACCTCATCCTGGGCTTCATCGGCGGGCTGATGGTGACCGAGTTCATGTTCGGCGGCAGCCACATGGTGCCCCGCGAGCAGACGATGCCGCTGGCCACGGGCAACTTCGTGTGGTGGGAGCCGGCCACCAGCGTGATGGGCATGGCGATGAAGCCGCTCGGCTACACGGTGGCCCACGTGCTGGGCGCGGCGGGCTTCTGGATCCACCTGACCATCATCCTGGCGTTCCTCAACTTCCTGCCGTGGGGCAAGCACTTCCACGTGATTACGGGCCTGTTCAACGTCTTCTTCCTGCGCATCTCGCCGGAGCAGCGCAACACGCAGAGCTCGAAGCTGCCCACGCCGAACCTGGAGAAGGAGGAGTTCGGCACCGCGACGGTGAGGGACCTGACGTGGAAGCAGGGCCTGGACCTGTACTCATGCACCGAGTGCGGCCGTTGCCAGACGCACTGCCCCACGTACATCACGGGCAAGCCGCTCACGCACAAGGGCGTGAACCAGGACCTGAAGCACTGGGTCTGGGAGAACCAGATGTGGGTGGAGGAGGGCCGAGGCCCGTCCGGCACCACCGAGCCGCTGCCGGAGATCATCGGCAGCGCGCTGAAGGCGGAGACGGTGTGGGCCTGTACGAGCTGCGGCTGGTGCGAGACGGCCTGTCCGGTGTTCATCGAGAACGTGCCGCGGCTCATCGACATGCGGCGCTACCAGGTGCAGGTGAAGGCGGAGTTCCCGGCCGAAATCCAGCGCGTGTTCGAGGGCATGGAGCGCCAGGGCAACCCCTGGGGCCTGGGCCAGGACAAGCGCGACGACTGGGCGGCGGACCTCGCGCTGCCGACCTGGGGTGATGGCGGTGGCCCGTACGAGTACCTGTTCTTCGTGGGCTGCGCGGGCAGCTACGACGACAAGCAGAAGAAGGTGAGCCGGGCGCTGGTGAAGATCCTGCGCGAGGCGGGGGTGAGCTTCGCCACGCTGAGCAAGCAGGAGATGTGCAACGGGGACTCGGCGCGCCGGATGGGCAACGAGTACCTGTACCAGACGCTGGCGAAGACGAACGTGGAGACGTGGAACTCGATGGGGGTGAAGGCGGTCATCACCCAGTGCCCGCACTGCTTCAACACCATCAAGAACGAGTACCCGGAGTTCGGAGGCGAGTACCGGGTCATCAACCACACGCAGCTCATCAATGACCTGCTGAAGGAGAAGCGCATCAAGCTCTCGCAGGTGATGAACGAGAAGCTGACGTACCACGACCCGTGCTACCTGGGCCGGCACAACGGGGTGTACGACGCGCCGCGCGAGGTGCTGAAGGCGATTCCGGGGCTCGAGGTGGTGGAGATGCAGCGCAGCAAGCGAGAAGGCTTCTGCTGCGGCGCGGGTGGCGGGCGGATGTGGATGGAGGAGCACATCGGCACGCGCATCAACCACAACCGGTTGAACGAGGCGGCGCTGACGCTCAAGCACGCGGAGGATCCGAACACGCCGTACCCGTCGGCGACGGACAAGCACAAGCCGGGCCTGGTGGGCGACTACAAGGAGCCGGGAGGCAAGGGCGTGGTGGCGGTGGCGTGTCCGTTCTGCTCGACGATGCTGAAGGACGCGGTGAACGACACGGGCCGCGAGGAGCTCATCAAGGTGAAGGACATCACCGAGCTGGTGGCGGACGCGATGGAAGTGAAGACGGGAGCGGGGACGGTGGCACCGAGCGTCGCGGTGAACGCCAAGCCCGAGTAA